A single region of the Sulfitobacter geojensis genome encodes:
- a CDS encoding class I SAM-dependent methyltransferase codes for MSRLDHFINRMVSQRACLDHAIAQTATLGGPVFELGLGNGRTYHHMAENMPDRAIYVFERAVASHPQSTPPDDMLILGDVHDTLVQALERFGSTASLIHADLGGHNPAKNDAFAKAISPLVEPLLAKGGLMVASDRMYFDGLTEQALPSDAVPNSCFIYG; via the coding sequence ATGAGCCGTCTTGATCACTTTATTAACCGAATGGTGTCGCAACGGGCCTGTTTGGATCACGCCATTGCGCAGACTGCTACATTGGGCGGGCCGGTATTTGAACTGGGCCTTGGCAACGGACGTACTTATCACCACATGGCCGAAAACATGCCGGATCGGGCCATCTATGTTTTCGAGCGCGCCGTCGCGTCGCACCCGCAAAGCACGCCACCCGATGACATGCTGATCCTTGGTGATGTCCATGACACGCTGGTGCAGGCCCTTGAGCGGTTCGGTTCGACAGCATCTTTAATCCATGCTGATTTGGGCGGGCACAACCCGGCCAAAAATGACGCCTTTGCGAAAGCGATTTCACCGCTTGTCGAGCCGCTATTGGCCAAGGGCGGTCTGATGGTTGCCAGCGACCGGATGTATTTCGACGGGCTGACCGAACAGGCGTTGCCATCCGATGCTGTTCCCAACAGTTGCTTCATCTACGGCTAA
- a CDS encoding IclR family transcriptional regulator: MNAQTTDRKFANTLGRGLGILRAFHASDNGLTHAEIAARTGLPKPTISRLTYTLCELGYLAHGGRNERFRLGPAAVALGSVASLSNSFVDLASDTMQRLADETRTLALIAVRDGARMLLVKTWRPSGAATIWLDPGQRIPVYGSSSGLAVLASLDTTKFAEIDDAGEMAQFRQEGYDQLIGQGFAMAPAPTRYASTVNAVSVPYYATEFGEAVAFTCGALPRDLPDERMVAEVGPALRDAVRRLEHRTGHAPALARRG, encoded by the coding sequence ATGAATGCGCAAACCACCGACCGTAAATTCGCCAATACGCTGGGGCGGGGGCTTGGGATTCTGCGGGCTTTTCACGCAAGCGATAATGGCCTGACCCATGCCGAAATTGCTGCCCGTACCGGCCTGCCCAAACCGACGATTTCACGGCTGACCTATACGCTATGCGAACTTGGATATCTGGCACATGGCGGGCGCAACGAACGGTTCCGGCTGGGGCCGGCGGCGGTTGCACTGGGGTCGGTTGCCTCCCTTTCCAACAGCTTTGTGGATCTTGCGTCCGACACCATGCAACGCCTCGCGGACGAGACCCGCACACTGGCCCTGATCGCGGTGCGTGATGGCGCGCGGATGTTGTTGGTCAAAACGTGGCGGCCCAGTGGTGCGGCGACGATCTGGCTTGATCCCGGACAGCGCATTCCGGTCTACGGATCGTCATCGGGTCTGGCGGTGTTGGCTTCGCTGGATACCACCAAATTCGCGGAAATTGATGACGCGGGCGAAATGGCGCAATTCCGGCAGGAGGGTTATGACCAGCTGATCGGGCAGGGCTTTGCAATGGCACCTGCGCCGACACGTTACGCCAGCACGGTAAACGCGGTCAGCGTTCCCTATTACGCAACAGAATTCGGCGAGGCCGTCGCCTTTACCTGCGGTGCCTTGCCAAGGGATCTGCCCGATGAGCGGATGGTCGCAGAAGTCGGCCCCGCCCTCAGGGACGCTGTGCGCCGTTTAGAACACAGAACCGGACATGCGCCTGCACTGGCCCGTCGCGGATGA
- a CDS encoding 3-hydroxyacyl-CoA dehydrogenase NAD-binding domain-containing protein: MTDKIAYTRHDDVAVLRIQNPPVNALSQAVRQGLWDAMDRAEADEGVRAVLIVGEGRAFIAGADITEFGKPPMEPNLPALCTRIEASPLLVVASMHGVSLGGGLEIALGAHYRIAQPSARIGLPEVHLGLIPGAGGTQRLPRLAGVEKSLDMITSGRQVKAAEALDMGVVDRVAEGDPEAVGLSYVSDLLAEGAARRPVSELPAAPAIDWDATYDAVLQKGRGQISPATAVRAVQAASELSFAEGMAKERDLFVELMGTDQRQGMIHAFFSERAVGNLPELKGVTPRDLKAIGVIGGGTMGAGIATAALLSGFDVVLIEMTVEAAEAAHGRISGNLSGALKRGKISQEKFDTLTQKALTVSTDYDSLKDVDLVVEAVFENMEVKKEVFGKLDAVCKAGCILASNTSYLDVDEIAAATSRPADVIGLHFFSPAHIMKLLEVVVAEQTAPDVVATGFALGKALGKISVRAGVCDGFIGNRILATYRTAADHMVLDGASPYQIDKALVDFGFAMGPFAVADLAGLDIGWMTRKRKAPDRHPAERVPTYIDRLCEEGHFGQKTGEGYYLYEAGKRAGVPNPKISELVAAEQAELGITPRPFTDEEIVRRYMCAMVNEAAKVVGEGIARRPLDVDMTLLFGYGFPRYWGGPMKWADIVGLDTVLADIEAYASEDAWFWQPAPLLKKLVAEGRTFDDLNKDAAK; encoded by the coding sequence ATGACCGATAAGATCGCCTATACCCGACATGACGACGTGGCTGTGCTGCGCATCCAGAACCCGCCGGTAAATGCCCTGTCCCAAGCGGTGCGCCAAGGCCTGTGGGACGCGATGGACCGTGCCGAGGCAGACGAAGGCGTGCGCGCAGTGCTGATCGTGGGCGAGGGGCGGGCGTTCATCGCCGGTGCCGATATTACAGAATTCGGCAAGCCACCGATGGAGCCGAACCTGCCGGCCCTCTGTACCCGGATCGAAGCATCGCCCTTGCTGGTGGTTGCCTCCATGCACGGTGTCTCTCTGGGTGGCGGTTTGGAAATCGCGCTGGGCGCGCATTACCGCATTGCGCAACCGAGCGCCCGCATCGGCCTGCCCGAAGTGCATCTGGGGCTGATCCCCGGTGCGGGGGGCACCCAGCGTTTGCCACGTCTGGCAGGGGTCGAGAAATCGCTTGATATGATCACCAGCGGCCGTCAGGTGAAAGCCGCCGAAGCGCTCGATATGGGCGTGGTGGACCGCGTCGCCGAAGGCGATCCCGAAGCGGTTGGTCTGTCATATGTAAGCGATTTGCTGGCCGAGGGTGCGGCGCGCCGTCCCGTGAGCGAACTGCCCGCAGCGCCCGCAATTGACTGGGATGCCACCTATGATGCGGTGCTGCAAAAAGGCCGCGGCCAGATCAGCCCCGCCACAGCCGTTCGCGCCGTGCAAGCCGCCAGCGAGTTGTCCTTTGCCGAAGGTATGGCCAAGGAGCGTGATCTGTTTGTTGAATTGATGGGCACTGACCAACGTCAGGGCATGATCCACGCGTTCTTTTCTGAGCGCGCGGTGGGCAACCTGCCCGAGTTGAAGGGCGTTACGCCCCGAGACCTGAAAGCCATTGGCGTGATTGGTGGCGGTACAATGGGCGCAGGCATTGCGACGGCAGCGCTGCTGTCGGGGTTTGATGTTGTGCTGATCGAAATGACGGTCGAGGCCGCCGAGGCCGCCCATGGCCGGATCAGCGGCAACCTTTCCGGCGCTTTGAAGCGCGGCAAGATCAGTCAGGAAAAGTTCGACACGCTGACCCAAAAGGCGCTGACCGTGTCGACAGATTACGACAGTCTGAAAGACGTCGATCTGGTGGTTGAAGCCGTGTTCGAAAACATGGAGGTCAAGAAAGAGGTCTTTGGCAAGCTCGACGCGGTCTGCAAGGCTGGTTGCATTCTGGCCTCCAACACCTCGTACCTTGATGTTGACGAAATCGCTGCTGCGACATCGCGGCCTGCGGATGTGATCGGGCTGCACTTCTTCTCTCCGGCGCATATCATGAAACTGCTCGAAGTGGTTGTGGCCGAACAAACCGCCCCCGATGTGGTGGCGACCGGTTTTGCACTGGGCAAGGCACTTGGAAAAATCTCTGTGCGCGCGGGCGTGTGTGACGGGTTCATCGGCAACCGCATTCTCGCGACCTACCGTACGGCTGCGGATCATATGGTGCTGGACGGCGCGTCGCCTTACCAGATCGACAAAGCCTTGGTCGATTTCGGTTTCGCTATGGGGCCGTTCGCTGTCGCCGATCTTGCCGGTCTTGATATCGGCTGGATGACACGCAAACGCAAAGCGCCCGATCGCCATCCGGCAGAACGCGTCCCCACCTATATCGACCGCCTGTGCGAAGAGGGCCATTTCGGCCAGAAAACCGGCGAGGGGTATTACCTTTACGAAGCGGGCAAACGCGCAGGTGTGCCGAACCCCAAGATCAGCGAACTGGTTGCCGCCGAACAAGCCGAGCTTGGAATTACGCCACGTCCCTTCACCGATGAAGAGATTGTGCGCCGCTACATGTGTGCCATGGTGAATGAAGCCGCGAAAGTCGTCGGCGAAGGCATCGCCCGCCGTCCGCTGGACGTCGATATGACGCTGCTCTTCGGTTACGGATTTCCGCGCTATTGGGGGGGGCCAATGAAGTGGGCCGATATTGTCGGGCTGGACACTGTTCTGGCCGATATCGAAGCCTATGCGTCCGAGGATGCCTGGTTCTGGCAACCTGCCCCGTTGTTGAAAAAACTCGTGGCCGAAGGCCGCACATTTGATGATCTGAACAAGGACGCCGCAAAATGA
- a CDS encoding acetyl-CoA C-acyltransferase: MKQAVIVSTARTGLAKSFRGSFNMTHGAAMGGHAVQHAVERAGIDPSQIEDVVMGCANPEGATGGNIARQIALRAGLPITAAGVTVNRFCSSGLQTVAMAANAITQEGAGPMVAGGVESISMVAPHSKSVKDAWLEEHKPAIYMTMIETADIVAERYGLSREYQDEFGLRSQQRIAAAQAAGKFDDEIVPMKTTMGVQDKETKEISYHEVTVDKDECNRPSTTLEGLAGLKPVREGGFVTAGNASQLSDGAAAVVVMDSKQAEKQGLEPLGAFKGFAVAGCEPDEMGIGPIYAVPRLLERHGLKIDDIDLWELNEAFASQCLYSRDTLGIDPEKYNVNGGSIAIGHPFGMTGARCTGHLLLEGKRRGAKLGVVTMCIGGGMGAAGLFEIY, encoded by the coding sequence ATGAAACAAGCTGTAATTGTCTCCACCGCCCGCACGGGGCTGGCCAAATCTTTTCGCGGGTCGTTCAACATGACCCATGGTGCCGCGATGGGCGGACATGCTGTTCAACACGCCGTTGAACGCGCCGGTATTGACCCGTCCCAGATCGAAGATGTGGTCATGGGCTGTGCCAACCCCGAAGGCGCGACCGGCGGCAATATCGCCCGCCAGATCGCCCTGCGCGCGGGTCTGCCGATCACCGCGGCGGGTGTCACGGTCAACCGGTTCTGTTCCTCGGGTTTGCAAACGGTTGCAATGGCCGCCAACGCCATCACCCAAGAGGGCGCTGGCCCGATGGTTGCCGGTGGCGTCGAGAGTATTTCGATGGTCGCGCCCCACTCCAAGTCGGTCAAGGATGCATGGTTGGAGGAGCACAAGCCCGCCATCTACATGACCATGATCGAAACGGCAGATATTGTCGCCGAGCGTTATGGCCTGAGCCGTGAATATCAGGATGAATTCGGCCTGCGCAGCCAGCAGCGGATTGCCGCGGCCCAAGCTGCCGGCAAATTCGACGACGAAATCGTGCCGATGAAAACCACAATGGGTGTGCAGGACAAAGAGACCAAGGAAATCTCGTATCACGAGGTTACGGTCGACAAGGATGAATGCAATCGCCCCAGCACAACGCTTGAAGGTCTGGCGGGTCTGAAGCCCGTGCGCGAAGGTGGTTTTGTGACGGCAGGCAACGCCAGCCAACTGTCAGACGGGGCCGCCGCCGTGGTGGTAATGGACAGCAAACAAGCGGAAAAACAGGGGCTTGAGCCGCTGGGCGCTTTCAAAGGGTTTGCTGTTGCCGGTTGTGAACCCGACGAAATGGGCATCGGCCCGATCTACGCTGTGCCGCGTTTGCTGGAACGTCACGGGCTGAAAATCGACGACATCGACCTGTGGGAGTTGAACGAGGCATTCGCGTCACAATGCCTCTATTCCCGCGATACATTGGGCATCGACCCCGAGAAATACAACGTCAACGGCGGCTCAATCGCGATCGGGCACCCATTCGGCATGACCGGCGCACGCTGCACCGGCCACTTGCTGCTGGAAGGCAAACGGCGCGGCGCGAAACTGGGTGTCGTGACCATGTGTATTGGCGGCGGCATGGGTGCTGCCGGCCTGTTCGAAATTTACTAA